TACATACCGGTTTGACTCTTGACCAGATACCGATTTGGATTGAAGATGCAGAGACAATTGCAAATGAATTGATCATAGAAACTACCAGAGTAGGAGTAGAATATGCTGAAGAGGATGCGTTGCTTCCTTGGCGGTTTTATGTTAGAGATAATCCATGGGTGAGTAGGAAATGAGGTTCAATCGCCTTTTACATGAGCGGTAGCATTTAAATAAGTGGAGTACAACCTCTGGCTGTTAGATGACCAAACTTTATACTATGATCAGATATCTATTAAATCCAATTATTGTTTTCTCATTGTTTTGCTCTTGTCAATCTAGCCAAGACAAAACTGAGCGAAATATTGAAAAGCCTGACGCTGAAATACTCAAAGAGGTAGACAGAGCGTTTTCACAACTTTCCTTTGAAAAAGGGATGAACTACGCCTTCGAAACTTACATAGCAGAGAATGGTGCGGTTTTAAGAAATAACTCATTGCCTATCGTAGGAAAAGATGCTGTTATTGGTGGTCATTTTAGCAGACCTGATTCTGCCTTTCGTCTTACTTGGGAGCCTATGTATGCTGACATTGCTCATTCTGGAGATTTGGGATATACTTATGGAACTTATCTTGTTTCGTCTCTAGCTGGAGATTCATTAGGAGCAGGAACATATGTGAGTATATGGAAGAGACAGTCAGACCAATCCTGGAAGTTTGTGTTTGATGCGGGGAACGAAGGTTTATAGTATATTTCGTTTTCAAATTTATTTCAGGTGATGTTTATCAAGAGATTTACAACTAAACACATGTGGCGATTTACGATTATAAGTGCAGTGGTTTGGTTTGTAGTGTTTGCACTGACAGTATCGGAAAGCTTGTTTTATTACCAGCTTCACAATGAACCAGCACCATATAAGCGAATAGTAATTAATGACCTATTCATTCTTTTTTGGATTCCATTATCACCAGTATTATTCAAGTTCATTCGCAAATTGTATGTTCGAAAGAAAAATTGGTTTTTGTACACCTTACAAATGTTTGGATTATGCCTTTTGGCCATTGGTATCATCTTAAGTTTGGAATCAGTGATTCATTACGTGAGTGATTCTAATGTAGAAGAACAAAAGAGCTATGCTAACATATTTATTCAGCTCATTACCTTTAGACTGCATTCTAACCTTGTGTTGGGACTTGGGTTCGTAGCTTCTTGCGTGGCTTATCTGAGTTACTCAGAGTCTCAGATTCTATCTCGTAAACAAGCAGATCTAAATCAAAGTTTAATGGCGGCACAACTTGGGGTATTAAAAGCTCAGATCAAACCTCATTTTTTATTTAATTCACTTCATGCGATTTCTGGATTAGTCTTAAAAAAAGAAAATGACTTAGCTATTACGGTTATAGCCAAACTCAGTGATCTCCTTCGAGAAAGCATGGACTTGGATAGTAAAAAATGGATTACTATCAATGATGAGGTTAGTTATACTAAAAGGTACTTAGAAATTTACATGATTAGGTTTGGGGAAGACTTAAAGTGTGAATGGGAGATAGCGGATGAAACGAAAAATCTACTTATACCACCGGCCTTGTTGCAGCCAATCGTTGAGAACGCACTGATTCACGGAATAGTGCCAAATGGTAACCAAGGAACTATAACTATCCATATCAGCAAGGAACAGGAAAAAGTTCAAATAACTGTACAGGATACGGGGTTATCGAATGTGGAATCAAAGTCAAGTTTGAAAGAAGGTTTGGGACTCTCAAATACTCGGAAGAGACTTTCATCCTTATTCGAGAAGAATTTTCATTTGAATTTTGATTGTAAATCTTCCAAGACAAGCATCACTTTCCCAGCACTAACTACTGAAGAATGAAATTGAAAGTACTCATAGCAGACGATGAGCCACTGGCTAGAGAAATCATTAGTTCGTATCTCAAGGACTTTGAGGAAGTAGAGACTGTATATGAAGCATCCGATGGCTTAGAGGCAGTAACGCAAATAAACAAACTGCAGCCAGACTTGTTGTTTTTAGATATTGAAATGCCAAAAATGAATGGTATTGCTGTTCTGGATAGTGAACACTTGCTGCACGAACCAGCAGTCATTTTTACCACGGCTTACAATCAGTTTGCGATTAAAGCTTTTGAACTTAATGCTATTGATTACTTGATGAAACCATTTGATAGGGGCAGATTTCATGCATCAATGAATAAGGCATTAGAAAAAATTAAGCTATCGGAACTTAAAAATTATCAAGAACAGTGGGCGAAAATCAATTTAGATTATCAGAATGCCTTGATTCAAAACCACGAATCAGAGTATCCATCCAAACTGGTAGTTAGGGACTCAAAAAAAATAAAGCATATTCTTACCGACGAGATCCGATGTATCGAGGCCGCTGGAGATTACATTGAGATCATTGATGATCAAGGCAAGTTTTTGCTCTACAAGTCAATATCTGAAATAGAAAAAAAGCTTAACCCTAAAGTGTTTAGACGAATTCATAAATCCTACATTATCAATTGTAACCAGATTGTTGAAATCCGTCCTCATACCAATTCGGAATACCATTTTCACCTCACCAATGAGCAAGTCGTGAAGTCCGGTCGAACCTATAAGGATCAAATTTCTGATCTCGTTCACGGAAATATTTAACAGTACATCGAGTGCTTCTACCAGTTTGACGAGTATTACTTAAAAAGTTAAGGTCAATTCACTTTAGCTGTGTTTCTTGTATCAAAATAAAAAAACTCAATATTATTTCAAGGCGATGACTCGAAACACTCAAAAGATAGATATGATTAACAAAGACTCTTCGGTTAAATGGTTGAAGACTGGGCTAGCGATACTGCTAGTCTGGCTTCAGCCTTTTTCATCTTCAACGGCTCAAGAGCTATTTATGGAAGGTAAAGTGTCGACCCCATACAAAGAAAGAGATATGACTATTTCTGTAGACGGAAATCATTTACTTTATTCCATCCATAGCTACAATGATGACGCTCGTATGATTGTGGAGATGAAGCAGAATGAGGCAAGCTGGAGCGAACCAACTGTGGTGTCTTTTTCCGGAAACTATAAAGATATCGAGCCTATGTTTTCTCCTGATGGTACACGTTTATACTTTGCTTCAGATCGTCCGATGCGTGAAGGCGACGAGAGTAAGGACTATA
The sequence above is drawn from the Reichenbachiella sp. genome and encodes:
- a CDS encoding YybH family protein encodes the protein MIRYLLNPIIVFSLFCSCQSSQDKTERNIEKPDAEILKEVDRAFSQLSFEKGMNYAFETYIAENGAVLRNNSLPIVGKDAVIGGHFSRPDSAFRLTWEPMYADIAHSGDLGYTYGTYLVSSLAGDSLGAGTYVSIWKRQSDQSWKFVFDAGNEGL
- a CDS encoding sensor histidine kinase — protein: MWRFTIISAVVWFVVFALTVSESLFYYQLHNEPAPYKRIVINDLFILFWIPLSPVLFKFIRKLYVRKKNWFLYTLQMFGLCLLAIGIILSLESVIHYVSDSNVEEQKSYANIFIQLITFRLHSNLVLGLGFVASCVAYLSYSESQILSRKQADLNQSLMAAQLGVLKAQIKPHFLFNSLHAISGLVLKKENDLAITVIAKLSDLLRESMDLDSKKWITINDEVSYTKRYLEIYMIRFGEDLKCEWEIADETKNLLIPPALLQPIVENALIHGIVPNGNQGTITIHISKEQEKVQITVQDTGLSNVESKSSLKEGLGLSNTRKRLSSLFEKNFHLNFDCKSSKTSITFPALTTEE
- a CDS encoding LytTR family DNA-binding domain-containing protein, yielding MKLKVLIADDEPLAREIISSYLKDFEEVETVYEASDGLEAVTQINKLQPDLLFLDIEMPKMNGIAVLDSEHLLHEPAVIFTTAYNQFAIKAFELNAIDYLMKPFDRGRFHASMNKALEKIKLSELKNYQEQWAKINLDYQNALIQNHESEYPSKLVVRDSKKIKHILTDEIRCIEAAGDYIEIIDDQGKFLLYKSISEIEKKLNPKVFRRIHKSYIINCNQIVEIRPHTNSEYHFHLTNEQVVKSGRTYKDQISDLVHGNI